Sequence from the Corallococcus sp. EGB genome:
CCTGCAACATCAACGACAGGACGAACACCCGCGTGAGCGTCTGGGATTGGCGCGCGAACTTCTCCACGTAGCGGGACATGCGCCGGGCCTTGCCCGGGCCGCGCACGAAACCCTCGCCGGGCTCGAAGAGCAGCGCCACGCCGGTGAAGAACTGGCGGAACTGCTCCATGAGCACGAAGCGTCGGCCCTGCTCCGGGTCGACGATGTGCACGCCTTCGGGGGTCCACCGCTCGAAGACGACGTAGTGGGTGAACTTCCAATGGAGGACCGCCGCCGGGGGCAGGAAGGGCACGCCGTCCAGGTCGATGGAGACGCCCCGCCCCCGCAGGCCGAAGGTGCGCCCCGCGGCCAGCAGGTGCGCCGCCGCGAGCCCGGCCTGGGCGGCTCCCGTCACCCGCCGCACCTCGTCCAGGCCCACGCCCCGGCCGTGGAAGCCCAGCACCATGGCCAGGCACGCGAGCCCGCACTCCGCCGCGGTCATCTGCCGCACTTCCGGGATGCGCCGGCCGCGCGCCGCTTCCTGCAGCCGCCTCAGCGCGGGGAAGCGCTCCACGAGTCCCCGTCCCGTCTCATCCGCCATGGGGGAGCAGCTCCTTCAGTCCGGGGACGAGCGTGAGCAGGATGCTCTCCGCCTTCACCCGCGCCTCCGCCCGTGCCGGCATGCCGTCGTAGTAGTTGAAGGTCCGCCCCTCGCGGACGAACGTCCGCAGCGGCAGCCGCGCGCGCACGAGCACCAGCGCGCCCTCCAGGGGAATGGCATCCGCCAGCTCCGGGCCCAGGTAGCGCCGCGCTTCACCAGGCCCGATGATCTGATCACCCACGGACTCGATGACGAGGTCGCGGTACTCGTAGGCGAAGCCCTGCAGCTCCAGGCGCAGGTCCATGCCCGGCACGAGCAGCGGACGGTACTGGCCCGGCAGGAAGGCCAGCACCGCCACCGTCGCGTCATCTCCCAACAGCGACAGCGCGCGCATGCCCGAGGAGATGTACTGCCCGGGCTGGAGCCGCACGTCCCCCACGACGCCCGCGTGGGGCGCCCGCAGCGTGCGCTCCTCCAGACGGGCCTGGGCCAGCTCACGTTCGGCGCGAAGCCCCGTGAGCGCCTGGCGCGCGCCCTCGTCCGTGGGGTCGCGCAGGTAGCGGACGAGTTGCAGCTCGAACTCGCGGGAGATGCGCGCCAGGGTCCCCTGCTCCTGTTCGGACGCGAAGTGCACCAGCGGCTGGCCCGCCACGACCCGCTGACCGGGCTGCACGTCCACCGTCAGCACCACGCCGGAGAACGCGACCGTCAGGTCCGTCTTGCCCTCCACGCGGATGAGCGCGGGGCCCGACGCATACTCGAAGAGCGTGCCCACGCAGAAGAAGAGCAGCGAGCAGACCATCACGCCCACGAGCAACCCGTAGGCCCACCGGGTCCACGCGGGGCTGATCCGCAAGACGTCCCCACCAGACTCCGCGTGGGCCCGCTGCCGGTACTCCAGCGCCTCCTTGCGGAACGGGCTCGGCCGGGACGTCATGGCGTGGCCGCCTGGGAAGGAGCCTCGACCTGGACGAACACCCGCACCACGACGCCCGAAGACACCGGCGCGGAGGAGTCCTCGCGGGGCACGCTCGCGATGGCCAGGATCATGCGTGAGGCCGCGTCCACCTCTGGCGCCACGTGCGCCACCCTGCCCTCCAGGATCTGCTTCAGGGACGGGACCTCCACGGACAGCCGCGTCCCCACGGTGAGGTCCGCCGCCTGGTCCTCTGGGATGGCGAAGCGCACCTGCTGCGCCCCGGAGCGGATGAGGTGGTAGAGGGCGCGGCCGGGGGACACCATCGCGCCGGTGTCCAGGTAGCGGTTCGCCACCTGTCCGTCGAAGGGCGCGAGCACGGAGGCATCGGAGAGCTTCTGGGAGATCTGCGCCACCCGAGCCTTGCGCTCGGCCACGACGGCCTCCGCCGCGCGCAGGCGGCCCACGGCGGTCTGCTCCTGGTAGCGAGCCGTGGCCACCTCCTCCTCGGAGAGGGCGCCCAGGGCCCGCTGCCGCGGATCGGCCCGGCGCTGGAGCCGCTCCTGCATCTCCGTGAGCGCGATGGAGGCGATGTGTTGCTCCGCCTCGCCCGCCTGGAGCGACGCCTGCGCCACGGCCAGCTCCCGTTGCAGGGCCCGCGTGTCCAGTTGGGCGAGGACGGCGCCCTGGCGCACGGTGTCTCCCACCTGCGCGTTCATGCGCTCGACGGTGCCCTCCATCCGCGCGGCCACGTCCACGCTGCCGCTGGCGACGATGACGCCGAGGAATCCTTCGCGATGGGGCGTCGTCCCAGCCACGCGGGGTCCGGACTGCGGAGAGGAGGCCGGCGCTCTCGGAGCGACGGCTCCGCGGCCACCGTGCCAGCGGATGAGCAGGAGCGCCCCCAGGAAGACCAGAGCACCAAAGCTCAGCGCCAATGTCGTGCGTCGTGAAATCACGCGGGAGTCATACGGGGTGCGGAGCGCACGGGAGCCGGGGACTGAAACGAAAGAAGATGAGACACGTTGTGACAATCCAGGTTCGAGGCCGGACAGCCCGGCATCCCCCGGATGCCGCATTGTACTTCGGCGGGCCCCGGCGCCACTTTCCATTTCGTGCGCCCCCTTCACCCGCGCCCCATTTCTCGTATGTTCGGCGCACCGATTCAGTCTCTGCCCCCCACCGCGCATCCAGGTCATCCCATGCTTCGTCCGCGATTCGCAGCCCTTGCACTGCTCCCGCTCGTCTCCGCCTGTTCCTCCCCGGAGTGCACGGACACAACGGATTGTGCGTCCCGAGGCCCCGACATCGTTTGTGTTGAAGAGCGTTGCGTTCAGGCTTCCGCGCCAGACGCGGGGCCCCATGACGCAGGCGCGGATGACGCGGGCGCGGATGACGCGGGCTCGGATGACGCGGGCTCCGGCGACGCGGGGACTCCCGACGCGGGGACTCCCGACGCGGGCTCCACGGATGCCGGCGAAGCGGATGCGGGCAGCGTGGATGGCGGTGGGCCGCCTCCTCCGGAAGCCTCGCTCCGCATCACCGAGATCAACCCCGACCTCCCGCAGGACCTCATCGAGCTGGTGGCCGTCAGCGGCGGGACCCTGGCGGGCATCTCCCTCCAGGAGCTCACCAACTCGGATTTCACCTTCACCTTTCCCCAGGGCTATACGGTGGAGACAGGCGCCGTGCTCGTGCTCCACCTCGGTGGCTCCTGCACCGACGCTCCTGGCAATCCGGCCTCCTGCGGACAGACATCCCCGTTCAGCGCCAGTGCCTGGGATTTCAGCATGCCAGGCACGCTGAGCTACTCAGGCAAGGTGTTTGAATTGATTTCGTCCAAGGGGACGCCTGTCGATGGCGTTCCCTTCGTCCGAGCCTCCGGGGAGATGCCCTCGAGCATCGTCGCCGCCGTCCAGCGCCTGCAGGCGGACCGTGTCTGGGATTCCACCCCTTGCATCCACGACATGACCACGGGCTTCGCCAAGGACCGCTACTGCCGGAACATCTCCGTGAACTGGTCCGACCTCAACGCGAGCACCAGCATCATGCGCATCAGTGGCGCCTCACCGCTGACGACTCCGGGAATCCAGACACAATGGAGCGGCCCTCTGCCTTCCCGCTGGGGGACCTACTAAGCCTCCACCGCTGACTCATTCAAAGCTTCACAGCGGCCGGGCACTTCACTGAATGTGCCCCCCTTCAGCGCTCCGGGAAAAGTGAGGCATTCGCGACTCATGTCCGCGTCACTCGCTGATACATGGAAATGCTGGAGAGGTTTGAAGCGACCGGACTGCGCGAGATACCCTTGGCGGGCCGTCACAAGGAGGCGGCCCCACCATGATGACTCCCGACCTGATCATCCGCGCCTGGAAGGACCCGTCGTTCCGCGAGAGCCTCACCGCCGAGCAGCGCGCTCAGCTGCCCGCGAATCCCTCGGGCGCGACGCTGAACGAGCTGAACGAGTCCGAGCTGCTGGACGTCGTTGGCGGCCTGAAGGACGTAGGCGACTTTTTCACCGCCACCAACTCCTGTGAGTACATCTGCACCAACCTGACGTTCGTGTGCTGAGGGACGGGGTGTGATGGGCAGCTCCCACGGGGAGCCCTCCCGTTTCACCCGAGGCGCGGGGGCTCCGGCCCTCGCGCCTGTCTTTTTCCACGTCCCGCCGGACGTGAAGTGCGTGCATGCGTGAGGGCTCGAAGATGGGTGCGTGGGAACGGGCAGCCTTCCTCCATGAGCGGGAGGCCACGGATGCGGACCCTTCCGCCCCGGCGCTCCAGAAGGCCGAGGCGCGCCACCAGGCGTGGCGGCGCAGCACGCTGGGCGATGAGGCGTCCTTCGACGAGCGGCTCCGCGGCGTGGGACTCGACGCGGCCTCCTTCGTGCGCAGGCTCGCCGCGGGCACCGCGCGGCCCGAAGCCCTGACGTGGCGGCCACTCCTCGAGGAAGTGCTGGCGGACCGCGCGGCCGATGTCGTCCTGCCGCCCCCCGTGGACGCGGGCCCGCGGATGCGTGTGCCGTCCCTGACCCGCCGGTTCCTCCAACTGGGCCTTCGCCGGCTGCGCACCGGAATCGCGGCACTGGCCGCCCGGACGAAGCGGGCCGCGGACACGTTGCTGGACGCGCGCGCCGTGGCCTGGCTCGTGGAGGCGCTGGAGCAGCGGTTGATCCAGGCCGCGACCCGGTCCCTGGTGCTGGAGCTCAACGTGGCCCGGCTCCGGGGCGAGCTGGTGGGCGAGACGCCTCAAGCGCGCTTCGAGCACTTCGCCCTGCACGCCCTGGAGGCCCCGGGCCGGCTCACCGCGTTCCTGGAGGAGTACCCGGTCCTGGCGCGACTGCTGGTGACGCACCTGGAGCGCTGGCTCCATACGAGCCTGGAGCTGCTGACGCGCCTGGCGGAGGACCGCGAGGCATTGGTGGCCCTGCTGGACGCGGGCGTGGATCCGGGCCCGCTCGTGGAGGTGCGCGCCGGAGCGGGCGACTCACACCGCGAGGGCCGCAGCGTGGCGCTGCTGACCTTCCGCTCCGGACTGCGCGTCGTCTACAAGCCGCGGTCGCTGGAGATCGAAGCGCGCTACCAGGACCTGCTGGAGCAGCTGGAGCGCTGGGGGTTGCGCCGTCCGCACCGCCGCTTGAAGGTGCTCACGCGCGAGTCGCACGGCTGGGTGGAGTACGTGGAGACCGGCGGGTGCGAGGACCGCGACGCCGTGGCGCGCTTCTACTGGCGTCAGGGCAGCCACCTGGCGCTGGTGTATCTGCTGCGCGGGGTGGACCTCCACTCCGGCAACCTCCTCGCCGCCGGGGAGTTCCCCGTCCTGGTGGACCTGGAGGGGCTCTTCCACCAGCTGGCCATCCCTCGTACCGATGACACGGCGATGTCCCGGGCCGCGCGCCTGCTCGAGCGGTCCGTGATCAGCAGCGGCCTGCTGCCCACGCTGCTCTTCGGCAGGGAGGGCCAGGCCGGCGTGGACCTGAGCGGGCTGGGCGGCGAGGCCGGTCAGCTCTTCCCCTACGCCGCGCCCACGCTGGAGGACCGCGCACGGGACACCCTGCACGTCGTCCGCCGGCAGCCGGCCACGGCAGCGGCCCACAATCGCCCGCTGCTCCACGGGCAGCCCGTGGACGTCACCGCGTTCGCGGCGTGCATCGAAGAGGGCTTCCAGGAGACCTACTCGCTGCTGCTCCAGCATCGCGAGACGGTGGCGCGGACACTCGAAGGTTTCCGGGACGTGGAGGTGCGTCACATCGCCCGCGCGACGATGCGCTACGGCTTCCTCCTCCAGGAGGGCCTCCACCCGGACTTCCTGCGCGACGCGCTCGACAGGGATCAGCTGCTCGACAAGCTGTGGGCGGAGGTTCGCGTGCGCCCCGCGCTGGCGCGGCTCACGGCCTCCGAGCACGAGGACCTCCGGCTGGGCGACGTGCCCGTCTTCACCGCCCGGCCCGGCTCCCGCCACGTCTGGGACAGCCGGGGGCGCTGCATCCCGGATCATCTGCCGCGCCCCGCCCTGGAGGGCTCGCTCCAACTGCTGGAGTCCCTGAGCGCCGAGGACTGCGCCGCGCAGGTGGCGCTCATCCGTCAGTCACTGGTGACGCTCGAACGGGAGCAGGAGCCGATGCCCCGCGCGCCGGGGCCAACCACCGGAGACACCCTGCCCCCTCCCGCCATGCCCGAGGCGTGCCTGGCTGGCGCGATCCAACTGGGCGAGCGGCTGGCGGCCCAAGCCATCCATGGCACGCACGACGCTGGCTGGATTGGAATGGGCCTTCAGGACCTGGAGCGTCGCCGGTGGGGACTCTCCCCGCTGCACACGGACCTCTTCGATGGCGTCGGAGGCCCGGCGCTCTTCTTCGGCTACCTGGCGGCGGTGACGGGCCGGGAGGACTTCAGGTCGCTGGCGCGCAGGGCGGCGATGCCGGTGCGCGAAGCGTGGCGCGCGTCCGAGTCCCAGCACCCTCCCGGCGTGGGGGCTTTCTCGGGCCGTGCGTCGCACGTCTATGTCCTCAGCCACCTCGCCGTGGCGCTGGGCGACGCCGCGCTGCTGGAGGAGGTCCACGCGGGCCTGGGCTCGCTGGAGGCGAGGATCGACGCGGACACGGCGCTGGACCTGGTCGCGGGCGTCGCGGGGGCCGCGCTGGTGCTGATGCGGCTCCACCAGCAGACCGGCAGCGAGGAGGCGCTCCGGCTGGCGCGGCGGTGCGGAGAGCGGATGCTCCAGACCGCGAGCGACGCCGAGCACGGAGGCCGCGCCTGGGTGGTGCCCACGGCGGGTCGCGCGCTCACGGGCCTGGCCCACGGCGCATCCGGCTTCATCTGGGCCCTGCTGGAGCTGGCCGCGCTCACCGGCGACGAGCGCTACCGGGAGGCCGCGCGCCAGGGCCTCGCCTTCGAACGGGCCTTGTTCGTTCCGGAGCGCGGCAACTGGAAGGATTTGCGCACGTCGAAGAACGGCGAGCCGATGGTGCCCGGCGGCTTCATGACGGCCTGGTGCAACGGGGCCGCGGGCGGCGCCCTGGCCCGGCTGTTGTCCCTGCGCCACCTGGACGATGCGCGGCTGCGCGACGAGCTTCGCGCGGGGCTCGCCACCGTGCAGCGAGAGGGCTTCGGCGGCAGCCACTGCCTCTGCCACGGGGACGTGGGCAACCTGGAGGTGCTGCACCTGGCGGGAGAGGTGCTGGGCGAGGAGGCCTGGAAGCAGGCCGCGCGCTCGCGAGCCGCGCGGGTGCTGGCGCAGGGCCTCGATGGGACATGGCGCTGTGGCCTGCCCCGGTTCACCGAGGCCCCCGGGCTGATGCTGGGATTGGCCGGCATCGGGATGGGGCTCCTGCGCCTCGCCGCGCCCGACGTCGTGCCGTCCGTGCTGGCGTTGCAGGCTCCCCGCCGCGGCCCCTTCCCTTCATCCGCGCCCTGAAAGGGACGGCGGGCCACCGCACCGGTCCGCCTCCCCACCCGCCGGCCGATACGGCGGCTACTTCACCGTGTCGGTGGCCACCGTCCCGGCCGGAGCAGCGGCCTCAACGGTCCGTGCCGCCGCCTTTGCCTCGGCCTCGGAGAGGTTCTTCAACGCGGCGAGCCCCGCCTCGAAGTCCGAGCCGACCAGCTTGTCCATGTCCATGAACACGGAGAATGCCTTGCTCAAGAAACCGTTCTGACCGCTCATCACCCACGTGACCCGGGTGCCGTCCCCTGCCGACTCGAACCGGAAGACCGTTTCATTGGTGACCTCGAACGGCTTGACGAAGTCGAGCTGGAGCTGGAGCTGCGCGGGCGGGTTGAGCGCGACGATCGTCATCTTGCCCTGGCTGGAGCCGTCGCTGGTGGCCCAGGCGACCGAGTGGCCCACCGTGGCGGGAGTGCCCGTGTAGGTGTCCTTCCGGGCAGGGTCGGGCTTCAGGAACGGCGACCAGGCCCCCACCTTGTTGAAGTCAGCAACGAATCCGTACACCACGTCGGCCGGCGCGCTCACCGTGGTGGAGCGCTCCACCTTGAAGGTGGACGGACGTGTCGCGACAAAGCCGAGGAACGCAACGAGGACGACGCCGACACCGAGCAGGATCTTCTTGAGCATGCGGAACTCCTGATTCCAACGAGGGCTTTCCAACGCGTCGAACGAGCCCCCAGCAAATCGACACGTCCGGAGCTTTTCCTGGAACTTCGCACAAACCCCCGGAATCACAGGGGCATTGTCGACGTTCGGGATGCCACGCCGATTTGACGGGTTCCGCTCCCGGGGGCACGGTGCGGCTCCACGGAGGTGGATTTCATGAAACGAATGGCACTGGTTCTCTGCCTGGCCACCGCGGGCTGCGCGTCGCGGCAGCATCCCGCGGCCGCCAATCGCTGGCTCCTCACCGGCACGCGGCTCTATGTGGCTCCGGACCAGCCCCCGGTGGACAACGCCTGGGTGCTCGTGAGCGACGGGAAGATTGAGGCCATTGGCTCCGCGTCCGACGCTCCGCCAGCGGGTCTCCGCCGTGAGGACGCATGCAGCGGCGGGGTCATCACCGCCGGCTTCCAGAACAGCCACGTCCACTTCACGGACCCCGCGTTCGCCGGGGCCGCCAGCCGGCCGAGCACCGAGCTCCAGCCGCCGTTGAGCGGGATGACCACGCGCTTCGGCTTCACCACCGTCGTCGACACCGGCTCTGATCCCGCGAACACCGGGGCACTCCGCCAGCGCATCGAGCGCGGCGAGCTGCAGGGGCCGGAAGTCCTCACCGTCGGTTCCCCGATGTATCCGGAGAACGGCATCCCCTTCTACCTGCGGGACCTGCCGCCCGAGCTGCTGCGGCAGCTCGCGCAGCCCGCGTCGGCGGAGGAGGGTCGCGACATCGTCCGGAAGAACTTCGAGAACGGCGCGGGCGGGACCAAGCTGT
This genomic interval carries:
- a CDS encoding SRPBCC family protein — encoded protein: MLKKILLGVGVVLVAFLGFVATRPSTFKVERSTTVSAPADVVYGFVADFNKVGAWSPFLKPDPARKDTYTGTPATVGHSVAWATSDGSSQGKMTIVALNPPAQLQLQLDFVKPFEVTNETVFRFESAGDGTRVTWVMSGQNGFLSKAFSVFMDMDKLVGSDFEAGLAALKNLSEAEAKAAARTVEAAAPAGTVATDTVK
- a CDS encoding HlyD family efflux transporter periplasmic adaptor subunit codes for the protein MTSRPSPFRKEALEYRQRAHAESGGDVLRISPAWTRWAYGLLVGVMVCSLLFFCVGTLFEYASGPALIRVEGKTDLTVAFSGVVLTVDVQPGQRVVAGQPLVHFASEQEQGTLARISREFELQLVRYLRDPTDEGARQALTGLRAERELAQARLEERTLRAPHAGVVGDVRLQPGQYISSGMRALSLLGDDATVAVLAFLPGQYRPLLVPGMDLRLELQGFAYEYRDLVIESVGDQIIGPGEARRYLGPELADAIPLEGALVLVRARLPLRTFVREGRTFNYYDGMPARAEARVKAESILLTLVPGLKELLPHGG
- a CDS encoding type 2 lanthipeptide synthetase LanM family protein, with product MREGSKMGAWERAAFLHEREATDADPSAPALQKAEARHQAWRRSTLGDEASFDERLRGVGLDAASFVRRLAAGTARPEALTWRPLLEEVLADRAADVVLPPPVDAGPRMRVPSLTRRFLQLGLRRLRTGIAALAARTKRAADTLLDARAVAWLVEALEQRLIQAATRSLVLELNVARLRGELVGETPQARFEHFALHALEAPGRLTAFLEEYPVLARLLVTHLERWLHTSLELLTRLAEDREALVALLDAGVDPGPLVEVRAGAGDSHREGRSVALLTFRSGLRVVYKPRSLEIEARYQDLLEQLERWGLRRPHRRLKVLTRESHGWVEYVETGGCEDRDAVARFYWRQGSHLALVYLLRGVDLHSGNLLAAGEFPVLVDLEGLFHQLAIPRTDDTAMSRAARLLERSVISSGLLPTLLFGREGQAGVDLSGLGGEAGQLFPYAAPTLEDRARDTLHVVRRQPATAAAHNRPLLHGQPVDVTAFAACIEEGFQETYSLLLQHRETVARTLEGFRDVEVRHIARATMRYGFLLQEGLHPDFLRDALDRDQLLDKLWAEVRVRPALARLTASEHEDLRLGDVPVFTARPGSRHVWDSRGRCIPDHLPRPALEGSLQLLESLSAEDCAAQVALIRQSLVTLEREQEPMPRAPGPTTGDTLPPPAMPEACLAGAIQLGERLAAQAIHGTHDAGWIGMGLQDLERRRWGLSPLHTDLFDGVGGPALFFGYLAAVTGREDFRSLARRAAMPVREAWRASESQHPPGVGAFSGRASHVYVLSHLAVALGDAALLEEVHAGLGSLEARIDADTALDLVAGVAGAALVLMRLHQQTGSEEALRLARRCGERMLQTASDAEHGGRAWVVPTAGRALTGLAHGASGFIWALLELAALTGDERYREAARQGLAFERALFVPERGNWKDLRTSKNGEPMVPGGFMTAWCNGAAGGALARLLSLRHLDDARLRDELRAGLATVQREGFGGSHCLCHGDVGNLEVLHLAGEVLGEEAWKQAARSRAARVLAQGLDGTWRCGLPRFTEAPGLMLGLAGIGMGLLRLAAPDVVPSVLALQAPRRGPFPSSAP
- a CDS encoding efflux RND transporter periplasmic adaptor subunit translates to MAGTTPHREGFLGVIVASGSVDVAARMEGTVERMNAQVGDTVRQGAVLAQLDTRALQRELAVAQASLQAGEAEQHIASIALTEMQERLQRRADPRQRALGALSEEEVATARYQEQTAVGRLRAAEAVVAERKARVAQISQKLSDASVLAPFDGQVANRYLDTGAMVSPGRALYHLIRSGAQQVRFAIPEDQAADLTVGTRLSVEVPSLKQILEGRVAHVAPEVDAASRMILAIASVPREDSSAPVSSGVVVRVFVQVEAPSQAATP
- a CDS encoding mersacidin/lichenicidin family type 2 lantibiotic, yielding MMTPDLIIRAWKDPSFRESLTAEQRAQLPANPSGATLNELNESELLDVVGGLKDVGDFFTATNSCEYICTNLTFVC